One bacterium DNA segment encodes these proteins:
- a CDS encoding helix-turn-helix domain-containing protein: MPIKEYITVPELARLLGVSRIAIYNRVKKGQIPATKAGRNYIITDRTVRDILGREVTPKGKKRIDAAVLKTVREYGEVLKLLGRE; the protein is encoded by the coding sequence ATGCCAATCAAAGAGTACATCACTGTTCCCGAACTTGCCAGGCTTCTCGGGGTCAGCCGTATCGCAATCTACAACCGCGTCAAAAAAGGACAGATTCCTGCGACAAAAGCAGGCAGGAACTACATCATTACGGACCGGACTGTCAGAGACATCCTTGGCAGAGAGGTTACACCGAAGGGAAAGAAACGTATCGATGCCGCGGTTCTTAAGACGGTGCGGGAATACGGTGAAGTTCTTAAGCTTTTAGGCAGGGAATAG
- a CDS encoding Fic family protein produces MKTITIAEVEYLAFRLAKEHLSFDKPLPDFSTRYPNVLESCVLTPFQRFSGKALYPTLVSKAAILFYLMIKNHPFLNGNE; encoded by the coding sequence GTGAAGACCATTACGATAGCGGAAGTGGAATACCTTGCTTTCCGGCTTGCGAAGGAGCACCTTTCTTTCGATAAGCCCCTGCCGGATTTCTCCACACGGTACCCCAATGTGCTTGAAAGCTGCGTTCTGACACCGTTTCAGCGATTCTCGGGTAAGGCGTTATACCCGACACTGGTTTCAAAGGCAGCTATTCTCTTCTATCTGATGATCAAGAATCATCCTTTTCTCAACGGCAACGAGTAA